A part of Candidatus Electrothrix aestuarii genomic DNA contains:
- a CDS encoding M14 family metallopeptidase — MNKTDSRNTGFDWFGENIAPGEARNVHLTVSESYSGMTVDIQIHILRAKEDGPVLFVSGALHGDELNGCGAIRQLIQNVDLQLQRGTLVLIPVLNLLAFDRHSRYLPDRRDLNRSFPGSANGSLASRMAYTIFNEIVMRCDYGIDLHTASVRRTNYPTVRGDLANPEVRRLAEAFGAEIIVNNKGPKSSFRREACNAGCPTIIMEGGEVWKVEPGIVETAVRGVKNVLRELRMLEGEIESPAYQIEIEQSKWIRAERGGFLDFHIKPGDIVKKGQPIATNTTILGEGQQSLYAPFNGVVMGMTILPSISPGEPICNLGKLPRQCSPERLARLRAKEDGLEQQVLDDLGTNVLVTGPPEEVVG; from the coding sequence ATGAATAAAACCGATTCTCGAAACACCGGGTTTGACTGGTTCGGAGAAAACATTGCGCCAGGAGAGGCACGGAATGTCCATCTTACTGTCAGTGAGAGCTACAGTGGCATGACGGTGGATATTCAAATTCATATCCTCCGGGCAAAGGAGGATGGGCCTGTTCTCTTTGTGAGCGGGGCCTTGCACGGAGACGAACTCAATGGCTGCGGAGCAATTCGTCAACTTATTCAGAATGTTGATCTCCAGCTGCAACGAGGAACGCTGGTTCTGATTCCGGTTTTGAATTTACTTGCTTTTGATCGTCACTCCCGCTACCTGCCGGACCGTCGCGACTTGAACCGTTCTTTTCCCGGTTCTGCCAATGGAAGCCTTGCCAGTCGAATGGCCTATACAATTTTTAACGAGATTGTCATGCGCTGTGATTACGGTATTGATCTCCATACGGCGTCGGTTCGACGAACGAATTACCCAACGGTTCGGGGTGATCTGGCAAACCCTGAGGTGCGCCGCTTGGCTGAGGCCTTTGGTGCGGAGATCATTGTGAACAATAAGGGGCCTAAAAGTTCCTTTCGTCGGGAAGCATGCAATGCTGGTTGTCCCACCATTATTATGGAAGGGGGGGAAGTGTGGAAAGTGGAGCCCGGTATTGTGGAGACGGCTGTACGTGGTGTGAAAAATGTGCTGCGTGAACTGCGCATGCTGGAAGGGGAGATAGAAAGCCCTGCATATCAGATTGAGATTGAGCAATCAAAATGGATCCGGGCCGAGCGGGGTGGTTTTCTTGATTTTCATATCAAACCCGGTGATATTGTAAAAAAAGGCCAGCCTATCGCAACCAATACAACAATACTTGGGGAAGGACAGCAGAGCCTGTACGCTCCCTTTAACGGGGTGGTCATGGGCATGACAATTCTGCCCTCCATCAGTCCGGGAGAACCGATCTGTAACCTGGGGAAATTGCCGAGACAGTGTAGCCCGGAGAGGCTGGCACGGTTGCGGGCCAAGGAAGATGGATTGGAGCAACAGGTTTTGGATGATCTGGGGACGAACGTGCTTGTTACCGGGCCGCCGGAGGAAGTTGTGGGGTGA
- a CDS encoding RHS repeat-associated core domain-containing protein, with translation MKPSCRFILPLFFFLFAVLAPLSTWAGCINITSPTTGDSWYTTQTYTIRWNTTSTMPTARIYLQTYGSQRVATITSGTPNNGSYSWTIPSDIRSIHEEGNHYYVVICTDDCCFDGEYFSLYSPPPPTPTGFKVSSVTSSSVSLAWGTSTGATGSEVYNCDTNTLVSSDYGTFWLGDQVTNLSPETTYRFKMRAVNSAGASPFTSCVTATTTSGAPATPPSFTATAKSPTSISLSWNAVSSATDYDVHTCAGDFIVNTAQPSYLVTGLTPETTYRYKVRTNSASGSSGFTACREATTPSTTPETFSISGKITDENSAGLVGATVNLAGFTATTDQNGKYTLANVIKGTNGNLTASKAGCTLSNPILIPGLVSDLTGQNFTAACSFTLSGRTTKSDGTAVLNATVTFTGLSSVQSIHNGEYSQTVPNGWSGQVCATQRSCNFSCVSVSSVTADKSDVDLICEEPKYKISGYTQRYNGRRIPEVTVSFSGEFPVTSDANGYYEKYVDHGWSGTISGSKLYYKFDSDTISTVTSDQPGNMVHGDYQQRTGRSASVPVRESNWSTPYSRSNSTSCSDCRKCEKSCADPIDISTGAQFLEYRLLSVQGLVPISFNLAYNSLVVDQEGIAGKAWSLNYDFAAKVVPADNEAVNVAWAENRTNRFNHDGGGVYSSLDEACLYDKLVKNSDNTYTLTREDKTVYLFDTSGRLVELSDAQSRALQFSYDSSDRLKRITEPVSGVFLEYAYTASGLLASVTDPIGRQVSLSYDTDRRLTSITDPDDYVLTFTWNDQDQILTGTSSEGYQLFANTFDAEGRVIAQDDGLSDNSEFTLSYDESQPDRIITTVTDRNGAVSQYTFDGQYRMLEKTDELGNASAVYSYDAKGNRTQAVDANGHGSSFAYDDQGNMISVTDADGKSTGMSYDAKGYLTQLTDALGKTSSFTYDSQGRITQAVDPLGKAAAFSYNSAGQLVAVTSPLGSVVKYEYTGGLPTKVIRPEGNSEEMRYDAAGRVTAVLDSEGNTTTFNHDLPCSSPSGPCRASSITDPLGNTVKMTSDSRGNLLSLLDAKGNESRFEYDANGNLLRAINALGQVTAYEYDGEGRLVRLTDAKGNSSALSYDAKGRMVALSDPLGNTRTLSYDKTRNLTSVQDAYGKVIQSLNYDNRDNPVGMTDALGNSSGLQYDELNRLKQSTDPLGRVVQMNYDALDRLSSTVDPLGGTAAQSFDEEGQLIDITDPKGNRTSFSYDANNRRTSETSAAGSTVKYTYTARDLLAKLTNARGQERQFSYDALGRMTAMSDPDGTTSFTYDANSNVLTISDANGTSSREYDALDRVIKYTDSRGNVISYGYDAVGNLSSLTYPDGKAVQYGYDAADRLVSVTDWNNRTTSYAYDKEGRLTLTTRPNGSTVSREYNEAGQLLRQTDAKAGGEVIVQYEYSYDKVGNIVEEKPTPAPEPVAISPAKMTYGPANQLASYNGLPVQHDADGNMVQGPLNGKATSFVFDSRNRLRQVGSTVYTYNAENQRIAVTEGGAATRYVVNPNAPLSQVLIREDQAGEKTFYVYGIGLIGQEKNGTYRSFHYDFRGSTVAMTDEAGKITHQYAYTAYGTVKAVQEEAFNPFRYVGQYGVMYEGNGLYYMRARYYQPELRKFLNKDVLIGGILNAKSLNRFAYTEGNPIFSIDPQGLKPEERSSNGWVNAWRIHDTTTGPITSGWLDFIGELAERSPYDAGIAKGVNRVSGVLNFATTTTNLAVAYHEGGMSGVVEQAQVEAAGHAGAYLGGALGTLTGPLAPVAVPVFSYAGSKTLDVWTRSMIEKGKELANLQQEVNERAVGAINSASILNLVEKGYTPAEAKKILSKDSNAWTKSDSDRYQFRQQHSYCTQ, from the coding sequence ATGAAACCTTCTTGCCGATTCATCCTTCCGCTCTTCTTTTTCCTTTTCGCTGTTCTTGCACCTCTGAGCACTTGGGCAGGATGCATCAACATCACCAGTCCAACCACAGGGGATTCATGGTACACCACCCAAACTTATACGATCCGGTGGAACACCACCAGTACAATGCCCACTGCTCGTATTTATCTGCAAACATACGGCAGCCAAAGAGTAGCGACCATAACGAGTGGTACGCCGAACAACGGTTCCTATAGCTGGACTATTCCATCAGATATACGCAGTATACATGAAGAAGGGAATCATTATTATGTAGTCATTTGCACAGACGACTGTTGCTTTGATGGTGAGTATTTCAGTTTGTACTCTCCACCTCCGCCGACCCCAACCGGTTTTAAAGTGTCTTCCGTCACAAGTTCAAGCGTGAGCTTGGCTTGGGGAACTTCAACCGGAGCAACAGGCTCTGAAGTGTACAACTGCGATACCAATACCTTGGTATCGAGTGATTACGGAACGTTCTGGCTGGGGGATCAGGTTACTAACCTCAGCCCGGAAACCACCTACCGTTTCAAAATGCGGGCGGTGAACTCTGCCGGTGCCTCTCCATTCACTTCCTGTGTGACCGCCACAACCACATCAGGCGCACCGGCAACACCTCCGTCATTTACCGCTACAGCCAAGAGCCCAACCAGCATTTCCTTGTCCTGGAATGCTGTGAGCAGTGCCACGGATTACGATGTACATACCTGCGCCGGAGATTTCATTGTCAACACTGCGCAACCCTCGTACCTTGTCACCGGACTAACCCCGGAGACCACGTACCGCTACAAAGTGCGGACGAACAGTGCCAGTGGCAGCTCCGGTTTTACAGCCTGTCGGGAGGCCACGACTCCATCAACCACCCCAGAGACCTTCAGTATCTCAGGAAAGATAACCGATGAAAATTCTGCCGGTCTTGTCGGGGCCACCGTAAACCTTGCCGGGTTCACAGCAACCACGGATCAAAACGGAAAATATACCCTTGCCAATGTGATCAAAGGGACGAACGGTAATCTGACAGCAAGCAAAGCAGGATGTACACTTTCAAATCCCATCCTGATACCCGGTCTTGTTTCAGACTTGACAGGGCAAAATTTTACCGCCGCCTGTTCGTTTACGTTATCCGGCAGAACAACAAAATCCGACGGCACTGCGGTACTCAACGCCACGGTCACTTTCACCGGGCTTTCCTCTGTGCAGAGCATCCACAACGGCGAATACAGTCAAACCGTGCCCAACGGCTGGAGCGGCCAAGTCTGTGCGACCCAAAGGAGCTGCAATTTTTCCTGTGTTTCTGTCTCCAGTGTCACAGCTGATAAATCCGATGTTGACCTAATCTGCGAAGAACCCAAATACAAGATTTCTGGATATACTCAACGCTATAACGGTCGGCGTATTCCAGAGGTCACGGTTTCTTTTTCAGGCGAGTTTCCTGTCACCAGTGATGCAAACGGCTATTATGAAAAATACGTGGATCACGGCTGGAGCGGCACAATCAGCGGTTCAAAATTATACTATAAGTTCGACAGCGATACTATTTCCACAGTCACTTCGGATCAACCGGGCAATATGGTCCACGGCGACTATCAACAGCGCACCGGTCGTTCTGCCTCGGTACCGGTAAGGGAATCCAACTGGAGCACTCCCTATTCCCGGAGCAACAGCACGTCATGCAGCGACTGTCGCAAGTGTGAGAAAAGTTGTGCTGATCCTATAGACATCTCCACCGGTGCCCAGTTTTTGGAGTACAGACTTTTGTCGGTTCAGGGGCTTGTGCCGATCAGCTTTAATCTGGCCTACAACTCGCTGGTCGTTGATCAGGAGGGGATAGCAGGCAAGGCGTGGAGTCTGAATTACGACTTCGCGGCCAAAGTAGTACCTGCGGACAACGAGGCTGTGAATGTTGCATGGGCGGAGAACAGAACCAACCGTTTTAATCATGACGGCGGCGGAGTGTACAGTTCCTTGGATGAAGCCTGCCTGTACGACAAACTGGTCAAGAACAGCGACAACACCTACACCCTGACCCGGGAGGACAAGACAGTCTATCTGTTCGATACTTCCGGTCGGCTTGTCGAACTCAGCGATGCACAGAGCCGCGCCCTCCAGTTCAGCTATGACAGCTCTGACCGGCTGAAGCGGATCACCGAGCCGGTGTCCGGGGTTTTTCTTGAATATGCCTATACTGCTTCGGGCTTGCTGGCAAGCGTAACCGATCCCATAGGCCGTCAGGTGAGCCTGAGCTATGATACCGACCGCCGCCTGACGAGCATCACCGACCCGGATGATTACGTTCTTACCTTTACCTGGAACGACCAGGACCAGATCCTCACCGGGACCAGCTCGGAAGGGTACCAGCTCTTTGCCAATACCTTTGATGCCGAGGGTCGGGTCATTGCCCAGGACGACGGTCTGTCCGACAACAGCGAGTTCACTCTTTCCTACGACGAGAGCCAACCGGACCGGATCATCACCACAGTCACTGATCGGAACGGAGCAGTCAGCCAATACACCTTTGACGGCCAGTACCGGATGCTGGAAAAGACCGACGAACTCGGCAATGCCAGCGCGGTGTACAGCTATGATGCCAAGGGTAACCGCACCCAAGCTGTGGATGCCAACGGGCACGGCAGCTCTTTTGCCTATGATGACCAAGGCAACATGATCTCGGTTACGGATGCGGACGGCAAGTCCACCGGGATGAGTTATGATGCAAAAGGCTATCTCACCCAACTTACCGATGCTCTGGGGAAAACCAGCAGCTTTACCTATGACAGTCAGGGACGGATAACCCAGGCCGTTGATCCGCTGGGCAAGGCTGCGGCATTCAGTTACAACAGTGCCGGTCAGTTGGTCGCCGTGACTTCGCCTCTGGGGAGTGTCGTCAAATATGAATATACGGGCGGGTTACCGACAAAGGTGATCCGACCTGAAGGCAACAGCGAGGAAATGCGCTATGATGCTGCCGGACGGGTAACGGCTGTGCTCGACAGCGAGGGCAATACGACCACGTTCAACCATGACCTGCCTTGTTCCAGTCCTTCCGGCCCCTGCCGGGCCTCTTCGATCACTGACCCGCTGGGCAATACCGTCAAAATGACCTCTGACAGCAGGGGCAATCTGCTCTCGCTGCTTGATGCCAAGGGCAACGAGAGCCGTTTCGAGTATGACGCGAACGGCAATCTGCTCCGGGCCATCAATGCCCTCGGTCAGGTGACAGCATACGAATACGACGGCGAAGGTCGTCTTGTCCGACTGACTGATGCCAAAGGAAACAGCTCGGCCCTGAGCTATGATGCCAAGGGCCGCATGGTCGCGCTGAGTGATCCGCTGGGTAATACCCGGACCCTGAGCTATGACAAGACCCGCAACCTGACTTCGGTGCAGGATGCCTACGGTAAAGTGATACAGTCCCTGAACTACGATAACCGAGATAATCCGGTCGGGATGACCGATGCCTTGGGCAACAGCTCCGGCCTGCAATACGACGAACTGAACCGACTGAAGCAGAGCACTGATCCGCTGGGTCGGGTCGTGCAGATGAATTACGATGCCCTTGATCGCCTGTCGTCAACCGTTGATCCGCTGGGCGGAACAGCAGCGCAGTCCTTTGATGAAGAGGGTCAGCTCATTGATATTACTGATCCCAAGGGCAACCGGACGAGCTTCAGCTATGATGCCAATAACCGCCGGACCAGCGAGACCTCAGCCGCAGGCAGCACGGTCAAGTACACCTATACTGCCCGTGATCTGCTCGCCAAGCTGACTAACGCCAGGGGGCAGGAGCGGCAGTTCAGCTATGATGCCCTGGGTCGGATGACCGCAATGAGCGACCCGGACGGCACCACCAGCTTTACCTATGATGCCAATTCCAATGTGCTCACTATCAGCGATGCTAACGGCACCAGCAGCCGTGAATACGATGCTCTGGATAGGGTGATCAAGTATACGGATAGCCGGGGTAATGTCATCAGCTACGGTTATGATGCCGTGGGCAATCTGAGCAGCCTGACCTACCCGGACGGCAAAGCGGTGCAGTACGGCTATGATGCGGCTGACCGGCTGGTGAGCGTGACGGATTGGAACAACCGCACGACAAGCTATGCCTATGATAAGGAAGGACGACTTACCCTGACCACCCGGCCCAACGGCAGCACGGTCTCTCGTGAGTACAACGAGGCCGGGCAGCTGCTGCGGCAGACCGATGCCAAGGCGGGCGGTGAAGTCATTGTTCAGTATGAATACAGCTATGACAAGGTGGGCAATATTGTCGAGGAAAAACCCACGCCCGCGCCTGAGCCGGTGGCGATCAGCCCGGCAAAGATGACCTACGGCCCGGCCAATCAGTTAGCGAGCTATAACGGCCTGCCGGTGCAGCACGATGCGGACGGCAATATGGTGCAGGGGCCGTTGAACGGAAAAGCTACCTCCTTTGTTTTTGATTCCCGCAACCGACTGCGCCAGGTCGGCAGCACGGTCTATACCTACAATGCGGAGAACCAGCGCATTGCCGTGACAGAGGGCGGGGCCGCAACCCGCTATGTGGTCAATCCCAATGCCCCGCTGAGTCAGGTGCTGATCCGGGAGGATCAGGCCGGGGAAAAGACTTTTTATGTGTATGGGATCGGCCTGATTGGGCAGGAGAAGAACGGCACTTATCGGAGTTTTCATTATGATTTCCGGGGGAGCACTGTGGCTATGACGGATGAGGCTGGCAAGATCACGCATCAGTATGCCTATACTGCCTACGGCACGGTGAAGGCGGTGCAGGAGGAGGCGTTTAATCCGTTTCGCTATGTGGGGCAGTATGGGGTGATGTATGAGGGGAACGGGTTGTATTATATGCGGGCGCGGTATTATCAGCCTGAGCTGAGAAAGTTCCTTAATAAGGATGTTCTCATCGGGGGAATATTGAACGCAAAATCGTTAAATAGATTTGCATATACAGAAGGAAATCCTATATTTTCTATCGATCCGCAAGGGTTAAAGCCAGAAGAACGATCATCAAATGGATGGGTGAATGCTTGGAGAATCCATGACACAACAACAGGTCCAATAACAAGCGGATGGCTTGATTTTATAGGGGAACTCGCTGAAAGATCTCCCTATGATGCGGGTATTGCAAAAGGAGTTAATAGAGTATCTGGTGTGTTAAATTTTGCTACCACAACAACTAACCTTGCAGTTGCATATCATGAAGGTGGCATGTCAGGTGTTGTAGAACAAGCTCAAGTTGAAGCGGCAGGTCATGCAGGAGCATATCTTGGGGGTGCTCTCGGAACCTTAACCGGGCCTTTAGCTCCTGTCGCGGTACCTGTTTTTTCATATGCTGGAAGCAAAACCCTCGACGTATGGACTCGCTCTATGATCGAAAAGGGAAAAGAACTTGCCAATCTTCAGCAAGAAGTTAATGAGAGAGCAGTAGGAGCTATAAATTCAGCAAGCATCCTCAATCTTGTGGAGAAAGGATACACTCCGGCAGAGGCAAAGAAAATTCTATCTAAAGATTCTAATGCTTGGACAAAAAGTGATTCAGATAGATATCAGTTTCGGCAACAACATAGCTACTGTACTCAATAG
- a CDS encoding right-handed parallel beta-helix repeat-containing protein has product MKNKGCIIVTLLTATLTPPLCAASTFSYNDLNQLTASASGDNTSIRYDYDANGNITAVRTVTPTDTDGDGLPDAWEQQYFGDLSHEPFEDADNDGYSNLEEYRAGSDPTDASSTPIQCATTVPDDFTSIQAAANYVAITDFGGNVCVRPGTYVEPKLKLKDGVYLVALSNDPAATVIDGNGKDDVITFQGVRVGGVIGFTLRNSKKNGNAAAINITGAKQMPLIARNIITENKHGIRLQGNVMPLVINNTITDNKGDGIAAGGNSPATVLNNIVVSNKGDGIISKGKAIDELARNDVYDNKGGDYVRIAAGEGGISLDPRFADGYQLASDSPCIGTGLTLDGEPVDMGAYGNSSVRLINETATAMFTDTDADGIDDHWEQLFFGNLSTASSTSDYDQDGYSDLQEYQNNLHHAVDPDGAAFDLSAVNAPDGEGYEVIIEEESAINKALSVILNFLLSRREEPETVQP; this is encoded by the coding sequence ATGAAAAATAAAGGCTGTATTATAGTAACCCTGCTCACCGCAACCCTCACCCCACCCCTCTGCGCCGCAAGCACCTTCAGCTATAACGACCTCAATCAGCTGACCGCAAGCGCAAGCGGCGACAACACCTCCATCCGCTACGACTACGATGCCAACGGCAACATAACCGCCGTCCGCACCGTCACTCCGACCGACACTGACGGCGACGGTCTGCCCGATGCCTGGGAACAGCAGTATTTCGGCGACCTCTCCCACGAACCCTTTGAGGATGCGGACAACGACGGCTACAGCAATCTTGAGGAATATCGTGCCGGTTCCGACCCGACAGATGCCTCTTCCACCCCCATCCAATGCGCCACCACAGTACCGGATGATTTTACCAGCATCCAGGCCGCAGCCAACTATGTCGCCATTACCGATTTCGGCGGCAATGTCTGCGTCCGGCCCGGAACCTACGTCGAACCCAAACTGAAGCTGAAAGACGGCGTGTATTTGGTCGCCCTGTCCAACGACCCGGCAGCAACTGTCATTGACGGCAACGGCAAGGACGATGTGATCACCTTCCAGGGCGTGCGGGTCGGCGGGGTGATCGGTTTCACCCTGCGCAACAGCAAGAAAAACGGCAATGCCGCTGCCATTAATATCACCGGTGCCAAGCAGATGCCCCTGATCGCCCGCAACATCATCACGGAGAACAAACACGGTATCCGCTTGCAGGGTAATGTCATGCCTCTGGTAATCAATAACACCATTACTGACAACAAAGGCGACGGCATCGCGGCGGGCGGCAACAGCCCGGCCACGGTTCTCAATAATATCGTGGTCAGCAATAAGGGTGACGGTATTATCAGCAAAGGCAAGGCCATTGATGAGCTGGCCCGTAATGACGTATACGACAATAAAGGCGGTGACTATGTGCGCATCGCAGCAGGAGAAGGTGGCATCTCCCTTGATCCACGATTTGCGGACGGCTACCAGCTTGCCAGCGATTCACCCTGCATCGGCACCGGCCTGACGCTGGATGGAGAGCCTGTGGATATGGGGGCCTACGGGAACAGTAGCGTCCGCCTGATTAATGAGACTGCCACCGCCATGTTTACGGATACAGACGCGGACGGTATTGACGATCACTGGGAACAGCTCTTTTTCGGTAACCTCAGCACAGCCAGCAGCACCAGCGATTATGACCAGGACGGTTATAGTGATCTCCAGGAATATCAGAACAACCTGCATCACGCTGTTGACCCTGACGGTGCGGCCTTTGATCTGAGTGCGGTCAATGCGCCGGACGGTGAAGGATATGAGGTCATCATAGAAGAGGAAAGTGCGATCAACAAGGCCTTGAGCGTGATTCTCAATTTTCTCCTCAGCAGAAGGGAGGAACCAGAGACGGTTCAGCCGTAG
- a CDS encoding transposase — MQYRRVYVPDGTYFFTVNLADRSRTLLVDHIDDLRNAVQEVLTSHPFCINAMVVLPDHLHAIWTLPEGDANYPVRWSLIKAGFSRCIPADEQRSKSRIAKGERGIWQRRYWEHLIRDEQDYTNHANYIHYNPVKHGHVARVADWPYSTFHRAIKNGQYPPDWSEEPIFRRLG, encoded by the coding sequence ATGCAATATCGACGGGTGTATGTGCCGGACGGGACATATTTCTTCACGGTCAACCTGGCGGACCGGAGCCGGACCCTGCTCGTTGATCACATTGACGATTTACGGAATGCTGTGCAAGAGGTGCTGACATCACATCCCTTCTGCATTAATGCGATGGTGGTGCTGCCCGATCATCTCCATGCAATCTGGACTTTGCCGGAGGGCGATGCAAATTATCCCGTGCGTTGGTCCCTGATTAAGGCCGGATTTTCACGTTGCATCCCTGCTGATGAACAACGGAGCAAAAGCCGAATCGCCAAGGGCGAACGGGGCATCTGGCAACGGAGGTATTGGGAGCATCTGATCCGGGACGAGCAAGATTACACAAACCATGCAAACTACATCCATTACAATCCGGTCAAACACGGTCACGTTGCCCGCGTTGCGGATTGGCCGTATTCGACATTCCATCGGGCCATCAAAAACGGTCAATACCCGCCTGATTGGTCCGAAGAACCGATATTTCGTAGGTTGGGGTGA